In Archocentrus centrarchus isolate MPI-CPG fArcCen1 chromosome 22, fArcCen1, whole genome shotgun sequence, one DNA window encodes the following:
- the capn3a gene encoding calpain-3 isoform X1, producing MPYTPSGFFCDRLIRERERRDGEGSLNKPLRFNGQDYNNLRQECLQRKTLFEDETFPATVESLGFKELGHKSNKVKNIVWKRPKEICENPQFIVGGASRTDICQGDLGDCWLLAAIACLTLNEKLLYRVIPPEQSFSEGYAGIFHFQFWRYGDWVDVIIDDRIPTFNNQLVFTKSAERNEFWSALLEKAYAKLHGSYEALKGGNTTEAMEDFTGGVTEFYEMKEAPKELYKIMKKALERGSLMGCSIDSLVPARFETRTVTGLVKGHAYSVTAVDECRPSQHKDSKVRLVRLRNPWGQVEWNGPWSDNSKEWATLSKAEKEKLQHQSAEDGEFWMSFEDFKKNYTKIEICNLTPDALEDDKIHKWTVSVNEGRWVRGCSAGGCRNYPDTFWTNPQYRLRLLEEDDDPEDNEVACTFVVALMQKNRRKERKMGANLFTIGFAIYEVPKEMHGNKQHMQKDFFLYNSSKARCKSYINLREVTQRFRLSPGEYVIVPSTYEPHQEGEFILRVFSEKKNTSEEIENRIEADHPVPAPASAGEESEEDQQFRTIFQEIAGEDMEISANELRNVLNRVITKHKDLKTEGFSLESCRSMIALMDVSFMDGTGRLNLQEFRHLWNKIKQWQGIFKHYNTDQSGINSYEMRNAVNDAGFRLNNQLYDIITMRYANESMNIDFDSFISCLVRLEAMFRAFQAFDKDGDGTIRLSVLEWLQLTMYA from the exons ATGCCTTATACACCGTCGGGCTTTTTTTGCGACCGGTTGATCCGGGAACgagagaggagagatggggaaggATCTTTGAACAAGCCCCTCCGCTTCAACGGCCAGGATTATAACAACCTAAGACAGGAGTGCCTTCAGAGGAAGACCTTGTTTGAGGATGAGACTTTTCCGGCCACTGTGGAGTCTCTGGGCTTCAAGGAGCTGGGACACAAGTCCAACAAGGTCAAGAACATCGTCTGGAAGAGGCCCAAG GAAATCTGTGAGAACCCTCAGTTCATCGTTGGAGGAGCCAGTAGGACAGACATCTGCCAGGGAGATCTAG GTGACtgttggctgctggctgctATCGCCTGTCTCACCCTGAATGAGAAGCTTCTGTACCGAGTGATTCCCCCAGAGCAAAGCTTTTCAGAGGGCTATGCTGGAATTTTCCACTTCCAG TTTTGGCGTTATGGTGACTGGGTGGATGTCATCATCGATGACCGCATCCCAACTTTCAACAACCAGCTGGTCTTCACCAAGTCCGCTGAGAGGAATGAGTTCTGGAGCGCCCTGCTGGAGAAGGCCTATGCCAA GCTGCATGGTTCTTACGAGGCCCTGAAGGGTGGAAACACCACTGAGGCCATGGAAGATTTCACTGGTGGAGTCACTGAGTTCTATGAGATGAAAGAGGCTCCCAAAGAACTCTACAAGATAATGAAGAAAGCTCTGGAGAGAGGTTCACTCATGGGCTGCTCCATCGAT TCTTTGGTTCCTGCTCGCTTTGAGACTCGTACAGTGACGGGACTTGTGAAGGGTCATGCTTACTCTGTGACAGCAGTGGACGAG TGCCGACCATCTCAGCACAAGGACTCTAAAGTTCGTCTGGTGCGTCTCAGGAACCCGTGGGGTCAGGTGGAATGGAATGGTCCCTGGAGTGACAA CTCCAAGGAGTGGGCCACACTTTCTAAGGCTGAAAAGGAGAAGCTTCAGCACCAAAGTGCCGAGGATGGAGAGTTCTG GATGTCATTCGAGGACTTTAAAAAGAACTACACCAAGATTGAGATCTGTAACCTCACCCCTGATGCCCTGGAGGATGATAAGATCCACAAGTGGACGGTTTCTGTGAATGAGGGGCGCTGGGTGAGAGGCTGCTCCGCTGGAGGCTGCAGGAACTATCCTG ACACTTTCTGGACCAACCCGCAGTACCGCCTTCGCCTGctggaggaggatgatgatccTGAGGACAATGAGGTGGCCTGCACCTTTGTGGTAGCGCTGATGCAGAAGAACAGAAGGAAAGAGCGGAAGATGGGAGCCAACCTCTTCACAATCGGATTCGCCATTTATGAG GTGCCAAAGGAG ATGCATGGAAACAAGCAGCACATGCAGAAGGATTTCTTTCTATACAACTCCTCCAAGGCCCGCTGTAAGTCCTACATCAACCTGCGCGAGGTGACCCAGCGGTTCCGCCTGAGCCCCGGCGAGTACGTCATCGTCCCCTCCACGTATGAGCCACATCAGGAGGGAGAGTTCATTCTGCGAGTCTTCTCTGAAAAGAAGAACACCTCAGA GGAGATAGAGAACAGGATCGAGGCTGACCATCCAGTG CCGGCACCAGCCTCAGCGGGGGAAGAGAGCGAGGAGGACCAGCAGTTCCGGACTATTTTTCAGGAGATAGCCGGCGAG GACATGGAAATATCAGCCAACGAACTGAGAAATGTTCTCAACAGAGTGATCACCAAAC ATAAGGACCTGAAGACTGAGGGCTTCAGCCTGGAGAGCTGCAGGAGCATGATTGCTCTGATGGACGTATCCTTT ATGGATGGGACAGGTAGACTCAACCTTCAGGAGTTCAGGCATCTGTGGAATAAGATCAAACAGTGGCAG GGAATTTTTAAACACTATAACACCGACCAGTCTGGCATCAACAGTTATGAGATGAGGAATGCTGTCAATGATGCAG GCTTCCGTCTCAACAACCAGCTGTACGACATCATCACCATGCGTTACGCAAACGAGAGCATGAACATCGACTTCGACAGCTTCATCAGCTGTCTGGTCCGGCTTGAAGCCATGTTCA
- the capn3a gene encoding calpain-3 isoform X2: MPYTPSGFFCDRLIRERERRDGEGSLNKPLRFNGQDYNNLRQECLQRKTLFEDETFPATVESLGFKELGHKSNKVKNIVWKRPKEICENPQFIVGGASRTDICQGDLGDCWLLAAIACLTLNEKLLYRVIPPEQSFSEGYAGIFHFQFWRYGDWVDVIIDDRIPTFNNQLVFTKSAERNEFWSALLEKAYAKLHGSYEALKGGNTTEAMEDFTGGVTEFYEMKEAPKELYKIMKKALERGSLMGCSIDSLVPARFETRTVTGLVKGHAYSVTAVDECRPSQHKDSKVRLVRLRNPWGQVEWNGPWSDNSKEWATLSKAEKEKLQHQSAEDGEFWMSFEDFKKNYTKIEICNLTPDALEDDKIHKWTVSVNEGRWVRGCSAGGCRNYPDTFWTNPQYRLRLLEEDDDPEDNEVACTFVVALMQKNRRKERKMGANLFTIGFAIYEVPKEMHGNKQHMQKDFFLYNSSKARCKSYINLREVTQRFRLSPGEYVIVPSTYEPHQEGEFILRVFSEKKNTSEEIENRIEADHPVPAPASAGEESEEDQQFRTIFQEIAGEDMEISANELRNVLNRVITKHKDLKTEGFSLESCRSMIALMDMDGTGRLNLQEFRHLWNKIKQWQGIFKHYNTDQSGINSYEMRNAVNDAGFRLNNQLYDIITMRYANESMNIDFDSFISCLVRLEAMFRAFQAFDKDGDGTIRLSVLEWLQLTMYA, encoded by the exons ATGCCTTATACACCGTCGGGCTTTTTTTGCGACCGGTTGATCCGGGAACgagagaggagagatggggaaggATCTTTGAACAAGCCCCTCCGCTTCAACGGCCAGGATTATAACAACCTAAGACAGGAGTGCCTTCAGAGGAAGACCTTGTTTGAGGATGAGACTTTTCCGGCCACTGTGGAGTCTCTGGGCTTCAAGGAGCTGGGACACAAGTCCAACAAGGTCAAGAACATCGTCTGGAAGAGGCCCAAG GAAATCTGTGAGAACCCTCAGTTCATCGTTGGAGGAGCCAGTAGGACAGACATCTGCCAGGGAGATCTAG GTGACtgttggctgctggctgctATCGCCTGTCTCACCCTGAATGAGAAGCTTCTGTACCGAGTGATTCCCCCAGAGCAAAGCTTTTCAGAGGGCTATGCTGGAATTTTCCACTTCCAG TTTTGGCGTTATGGTGACTGGGTGGATGTCATCATCGATGACCGCATCCCAACTTTCAACAACCAGCTGGTCTTCACCAAGTCCGCTGAGAGGAATGAGTTCTGGAGCGCCCTGCTGGAGAAGGCCTATGCCAA GCTGCATGGTTCTTACGAGGCCCTGAAGGGTGGAAACACCACTGAGGCCATGGAAGATTTCACTGGTGGAGTCACTGAGTTCTATGAGATGAAAGAGGCTCCCAAAGAACTCTACAAGATAATGAAGAAAGCTCTGGAGAGAGGTTCACTCATGGGCTGCTCCATCGAT TCTTTGGTTCCTGCTCGCTTTGAGACTCGTACAGTGACGGGACTTGTGAAGGGTCATGCTTACTCTGTGACAGCAGTGGACGAG TGCCGACCATCTCAGCACAAGGACTCTAAAGTTCGTCTGGTGCGTCTCAGGAACCCGTGGGGTCAGGTGGAATGGAATGGTCCCTGGAGTGACAA CTCCAAGGAGTGGGCCACACTTTCTAAGGCTGAAAAGGAGAAGCTTCAGCACCAAAGTGCCGAGGATGGAGAGTTCTG GATGTCATTCGAGGACTTTAAAAAGAACTACACCAAGATTGAGATCTGTAACCTCACCCCTGATGCCCTGGAGGATGATAAGATCCACAAGTGGACGGTTTCTGTGAATGAGGGGCGCTGGGTGAGAGGCTGCTCCGCTGGAGGCTGCAGGAACTATCCTG ACACTTTCTGGACCAACCCGCAGTACCGCCTTCGCCTGctggaggaggatgatgatccTGAGGACAATGAGGTGGCCTGCACCTTTGTGGTAGCGCTGATGCAGAAGAACAGAAGGAAAGAGCGGAAGATGGGAGCCAACCTCTTCACAATCGGATTCGCCATTTATGAG GTGCCAAAGGAG ATGCATGGAAACAAGCAGCACATGCAGAAGGATTTCTTTCTATACAACTCCTCCAAGGCCCGCTGTAAGTCCTACATCAACCTGCGCGAGGTGACCCAGCGGTTCCGCCTGAGCCCCGGCGAGTACGTCATCGTCCCCTCCACGTATGAGCCACATCAGGAGGGAGAGTTCATTCTGCGAGTCTTCTCTGAAAAGAAGAACACCTCAGA GGAGATAGAGAACAGGATCGAGGCTGACCATCCAGTG CCGGCACCAGCCTCAGCGGGGGAAGAGAGCGAGGAGGACCAGCAGTTCCGGACTATTTTTCAGGAGATAGCCGGCGAG GACATGGAAATATCAGCCAACGAACTGAGAAATGTTCTCAACAGAGTGATCACCAAAC ATAAGGACCTGAAGACTGAGGGCTTCAGCCTGGAGAGCTGCAGGAGCATGATTGCTCTGATGGAC ATGGATGGGACAGGTAGACTCAACCTTCAGGAGTTCAGGCATCTGTGGAATAAGATCAAACAGTGGCAG GGAATTTTTAAACACTATAACACCGACCAGTCTGGCATCAACAGTTATGAGATGAGGAATGCTGTCAATGATGCAG GCTTCCGTCTCAACAACCAGCTGTACGACATCATCACCATGCGTTACGCAAACGAGAGCATGAACATCGACTTCGACAGCTTCATCAGCTGTCTGGTCCGGCTTGAAGCCATGTTCA